In one Neobacillus sp. WH10 genomic region, the following are encoded:
- a CDS encoding response regulator, protein MINVMIVEDDPMVAEINKQYLAKIDGFRLAATVNSVAEAIRILGKNDIQLILLDIFMPGKQGLELLADLRKNDLEIDVIIISAATDLERIKRALRYGVVDYLIKPFEFERFNAALATYLEQTRLINKQDSVSQQELDNLLLHRDEAVIAEELPKGLTKDTLKKVWDAIHGLKDGPFSIDEVANVVGISRVSARKYLNFLKDLGILEVKVIYGTVGRPVYQHEYNKFKEHLIKNFL, encoded by the coding sequence ATGATTAATGTAATGATTGTCGAAGATGACCCGATGGTAGCAGAAATCAATAAACAATATCTTGCTAAAATTGATGGGTTCCGGTTAGCTGCAACAGTCAATTCAGTAGCTGAAGCCATCCGAATTTTGGGAAAGAATGATATTCAGCTCATTCTTCTGGATATTTTTATGCCGGGAAAGCAGGGCCTAGAGCTGTTAGCGGACCTTCGGAAAAATGACCTTGAAATTGATGTGATCATCATTTCAGCGGCCACAGATCTTGAACGAATTAAGAGGGCATTAAGGTATGGTGTTGTCGACTATTTAATTAAGCCTTTCGAGTTTGAACGGTTTAACGCGGCACTTGCTACCTACCTTGAACAAACTCGGTTAATTAATAAACAGGATTCGGTTAGTCAGCAGGAGCTCGATAACTTACTTTTGCACAGAGACGAAGCTGTTATAGCAGAAGAACTACCAAAGGGGTTAACGAAGGATACCTTAAAGAAGGTATGGGATGCAATTCATGGATTGAAGGACGGGCCTTTTTCCATTGATGAAGTAGCAAATGTTGTAGGAATATCAAGGGTTTCGGCAAGAAAATATCTTAATTTCCTAAAGGACTTAGGAATCCTTGAAGTCAAGGTTATCTACGGGACGGTCGGAAGGCCTGTATACCAGCATGAATATAACAAATTTAAAGAGCATTTAATAAAAAACTTTCTGTAA
- a CDS encoding 2-keto-3-deoxygluconate permease, protein MQIPIKKTLDKIPGGMMVVPLFLGVLTNTFFPQFLKIGGFTTALFSKEASSTILACFMFLIGSQINFKLAPKALKKGAILLTGKFIVGAGIGITVAMLFGPAGILGLSPLAILAALLNANGGLYASLASSYGDETDVGAYALFSLKDGPFFTLVALGASGLASIPFQTLVGVLIPIVIGMILGNIDPDMRKFLGSSKLLLIPFFSFPLGAGMNLSTIIEAGGPGLLLGLIASFTGIGAYVLLKLFKENPIVGLATGSTAGNAVATPVVVAAADPTFAAIAPTATAQVAAACVISAIVCPIIVSYVFKRSEKKKSKQSNQSIARAA, encoded by the coding sequence ATGCAAATTCCAATTAAGAAAACGCTCGATAAAATTCCAGGTGGTATGATGGTAGTTCCACTTTTTTTAGGGGTATTAACTAATACATTTTTCCCGCAATTTTTAAAAATTGGAGGTTTTACAACCGCATTATTCAGTAAAGAAGCATCATCAACAATTTTGGCATGTTTTATGTTTTTAATTGGTTCACAAATTAATTTCAAATTAGCACCGAAGGCATTAAAAAAAGGTGCAATATTATTAACAGGAAAATTTATAGTAGGTGCTGGTATAGGTATAACTGTAGCAATGCTTTTTGGGCCTGCCGGAATACTAGGATTATCACCATTAGCAATCCTTGCAGCGTTATTAAATGCTAATGGTGGATTATATGCATCTCTTGCTTCATCGTATGGTGACGAAACTGATGTAGGGGCATATGCGTTATTTTCTTTAAAAGATGGTCCGTTTTTTACATTAGTTGCATTAGGTGCATCCGGCCTTGCTTCAATTCCTTTTCAAACACTTGTAGGAGTATTAATTCCAATAGTAATAGGAATGATTTTAGGAAATATTGATCCTGATATGAGAAAGTTCCTTGGAAGCAGTAAATTATTATTAATCCCATTCTTCTCATTCCCATTAGGTGCGGGAATGAATCTTTCAACTATTATAGAAGCGGGAGGTCCTGGCTTATTACTAGGATTAATAGCTTCATTCACTGGAATTGGAGCTTACGTACTTTTGAAGTTATTTAAAGAAAATCCTATAGTTGGTTTAGCAACAGGGTCAACTGCAGGAAATGCTGTAGCTACACCAGTTGTTGTTGCAGCAGCAGATCCAACCTTTGCTGCCATAGCACCTACAGCTACTGCACAAGTTGCAGCTGCATGTGTCATATCTGCCATCGTCTGTCCGATTATTGTGAGCTATGTATTTAAAAGGTCCGAAAAGAAAAAATCGAAACAATCGAATCAATCGATTGCAAGGGCAGCTTGA
- a CDS encoding NAD-dependent malic enzyme, giving the protein MNVPENVIITTLKGKEVLSNPFLNKGTAFTKAEREELGLDGLLPPQVLTLDEQAERAYEQYSMRTTNLFKNGLLYDLYNRNVVLFYRLLKEHLAEMLQIIYTPTVGEAIQTYSHSYRRPGGLYLSIDDPEGVEKAFYNLGQPNNGIDLIVVTDSESILGIGDQGVGGINIAIGKLAVYTAAAGIDPSRVLPVVLDVGTNNQALIEDPIYIGNKFARVRGERYDQFIDLFVQTARRFFPEVLLHWEDLGNVNARKILDKYGDKILTFNDDIQGTGAVTLAAIMSALKVTGESLKDQRIVVFGPGAAGIGNADQMVDAMILEGLTREEAYERFWAIDYRGLLTDETPDVLNFQKPYVRKMDEVKDWDKNEDGIISLMEVVQRVKPTILIGTSGQAGAFTEEIVKEMANHVERPIIMPMSNPTSLAEAVPENLIKWTDGKALIATGSPFANVEYNGVSYEIGQSNNAFVFPGLGLGAIVAKAEVFSKGMFAAAAYAVARMSDSSKPGASLLPSIENLHEVSKYVAIEVVNAAIYEGIARAEIQDVETAIEEAMWKPEYKEMKSVGIWTNIHSYA; this is encoded by the coding sequence ATGAATGTACCTGAGAATGTTATTATTACAACATTAAAAGGAAAAGAGGTTCTCTCTAATCCTTTTTTGAATAAAGGAACGGCTTTTACTAAAGCGGAAAGGGAAGAGCTTGGACTCGACGGGCTGTTGCCACCCCAGGTGCTCACACTTGATGAACAGGCGGAAAGGGCATATGAGCAATATTCAATGCGGACCACGAATCTGTTCAAAAACGGGCTGCTCTATGATTTATATAACCGCAATGTCGTTCTGTTTTACCGACTGTTGAAAGAACACTTAGCAGAAATGCTCCAGATTATCTACACTCCTACTGTCGGTGAAGCTATCCAGACATACTCCCATAGCTACCGCCGTCCAGGAGGTTTATATCTTTCCATTGATGATCCTGAGGGCGTGGAAAAGGCGTTCTATAATCTTGGACAGCCCAATAATGGCATTGATTTAATCGTTGTTACCGACTCAGAAAGTATTCTGGGAATTGGGGACCAAGGGGTAGGCGGTATTAATATTGCGATTGGTAAGCTTGCCGTGTATACAGCGGCAGCTGGTATTGATCCAAGTCGTGTTCTGCCAGTCGTGTTGGATGTTGGTACGAACAATCAAGCATTGATCGAAGACCCTATCTATATTGGCAACAAATTCGCCCGTGTCCGCGGTGAGCGTTATGATCAATTCATTGATTTATTCGTTCAGACTGCAAGAAGGTTCTTTCCAGAGGTACTTCTTCACTGGGAGGACCTTGGCAATGTGAATGCGCGTAAGATTCTAGACAAATACGGTGACAAAATCCTTACCTTCAATGATGACATCCAGGGAACAGGGGCAGTGACCCTTGCTGCAATTATGTCTGCTTTGAAAGTAACAGGAGAATCTCTGAAGGACCAGCGCATTGTTGTCTTTGGACCAGGGGCTGCCGGCATCGGTAACGCTGACCAAATGGTTGATGCCATGATTTTAGAAGGGCTGACCAGAGAAGAAGCATATGAGCGTTTCTGGGCTATCGACTATCGGGGGTTACTAACGGATGAAACACCAGATGTTCTGAATTTCCAGAAGCCTTATGTAAGAAAGATGGATGAAGTAAAGGACTGGGATAAGAATGAGGATGGAATCATTTCATTAATGGAAGTTGTTCAGAGGGTGAAACCAACCATCCTGATTGGTACTTCCGGACAAGCCGGTGCCTTCACGGAGGAAATTGTGAAAGAAATGGCTAACCACGTTGAGCGTCCAATCATTATGCCTATGTCCAACCCAACTTCTCTGGCTGAAGCAGTGCCGGAAAACCTAATTAAATGGACAGACGGCAAGGCTCTAATTGCAACTGGCAGCCCGTTTGCCAATGTAGAATACAACGGTGTTTCCTATGAAATTGGCCAGTCAAATAATGCATTTGTATTCCCAGGTCTAGGCCTTGGAGCCATTGTGGCAAAAGCTGAAGTGTTCTCAAAAGGAATGTTCGCAGCTGCTGCTTATGCGGTTGCAAGAATGTCTGACTCCAGTAAACCAGGAGCATCCCTGCTGCCATCCATTGAAAATCTTCATGAAGTTTCAAAATACGTAGCCATTGAAGTAGTCAATGCTGCCATATACGAAGGAATTGCAAGAGCGGAAATCCAAGATGTTGAGACTGCTATTGAAGAGGCTATGTGGAAACCTGAGTATAAGGAAATGAAGAGTGTAGGGATTTGGACAAACATTCATTCCTATGCATGA
- a CDS encoding PAS domain-containing protein: MSKIMDYYKELVGFLGLVMGENCEIALQDVSDEKHCIIAIANCHISGRKVGSPLTDLALKFIKSEVWKEKDYICNYTGKTMNNKMLNSSTFFIKDKGKLLGMLCINIDNSKLIDLSQEILRLGFGGGLKVPTEAPTDFSTVQLSLDNVPVETENFFENQKDIVDSVFKEFYEEKQIPTERLTQEEKMELIEKLESTGIFKLKGSISQIADKLMVSEASVYRYRSKLQKMKNGMD; this comes from the coding sequence ATGAGCAAAATTATGGATTATTATAAAGAATTAGTTGGATTTTTAGGCTTGGTGATGGGTGAAAACTGTGAAATCGCTCTGCAGGATGTAAGTGATGAAAAACATTGTATTATCGCAATTGCAAACTGTCATATCAGCGGAAGGAAAGTAGGGTCTCCCTTAACGGATCTTGCTCTTAAGTTTATCAAAAGCGAAGTTTGGAAAGAAAAAGATTATATTTGTAATTATACGGGTAAAACGATGAATAATAAGATGTTAAATTCTTCCACCTTTTTTATAAAAGATAAAGGGAAGTTATTGGGAATGCTTTGTATTAATATCGATAATTCCAAGCTCATTGACTTAAGCCAGGAAATTCTTCGTTTAGGTTTTGGGGGAGGTTTAAAAGTACCAACAGAAGCCCCTACAGACTTCAGCACAGTTCAACTTTCACTTGATAACGTCCCTGTCGAAACGGAAAACTTCTTTGAAAATCAAAAAGACATCGTGGATTCTGTTTTCAAGGAGTTTTATGAAGAAAAACAAATTCCAACCGAGCGCCTGACACAAGAGGAAAAGATGGAGTTAATTGAAAAGCTTGAAAGTACAGGTATCTTCAAGCTCAAAGGTTCGATCAGCCAAATTGCTGATAAATTGATGGTTTCTGAGGCAAGTGTGTATCGATATCGTTCGAAACTGCAGAAGATGAAGAATGGGATGGACTAA
- a CDS encoding RidA family protein codes for MKEILNTKNAPSAIGPYSQCVVNKGIAFVSGQLPVNPEDNTIPEGVTEQAKQSLSNVKAILESGGYSLDDVVKTTVYLKDMNEFGAMNEVYGNFFSAPYPARVAVEVARLPKDVRVEIEAIAIK; via the coding sequence ATGAAGGAAATACTCAATACAAAAAACGCACCAAGTGCTATTGGACCCTATTCTCAATGTGTAGTAAACAAGGGGATTGCCTTTGTTTCAGGACAATTACCAGTGAACCCCGAAGACAATACGATCCCAGAAGGTGTAACTGAACAAGCCAAACAGTCACTAAGCAATGTTAAAGCCATACTAGAAAGTGGCGGTTATAGTTTAGATGACGTTGTGAAGACAACTGTTTATTTAAAAGATATGAATGAGTTTGGTGCTATGAACGAAGTATATGGAAATTTTTTCTCAGCACCATATCCTGCTAGAGTAGCTGTAGAAGTTGCTAGATTACCAAAGGATGTAAGAGTAGAAATTGAGGCCATTGCGATAAAATAA
- a CDS encoding TIM barrel protein, which yields MSDLVSSYIEKLVSRNVLSTDAKPPEFTADLAKKLLDRIRKIKIHAHAYALLTNLTHYKWKIEDMLYFAYHNELNGLNIHLADGESGSLGNIGDDERKKFAELAKKLDLEIVLEVSSTDKATVDKLFHIANVMDVHNLRVYGRYEGPLDVVMDKITDDLHYITSLAEKHDCYVDFEQHEELKSQEIATILKKVNSKRIHALFDFGNMINAYEAPMEAFFNLAPFIRSVHMKGVKVVDYGGSTGHYGVLQGSDQDEMPSERFIYELLMLGDDKPQVKTYCLEQENHYVAPPFRSKDEGKNPFIKFRNMSETPVPEGMTLEKMLNLEPVWAYNQLKYFRKVLTKFEVLCELKIMEGTHGKFH from the coding sequence ATGTCCGATTTAGTAAGTTCATATATTGAAAAATTGGTTTCACGAAACGTCTTATCTACAGATGCGAAACCACCGGAGTTTACGGCAGATTTAGCAAAAAAATTGCTAGATCGTATCCGCAAAATTAAAATCCATGCCCACGCTTATGCATTGCTCACAAACTTGACTCATTATAAGTGGAAAATAGAGGACATGCTCTATTTTGCATACCACAATGAGCTTAATGGATTAAATATTCATTTGGCGGATGGCGAGTCTGGTAGTCTCGGGAATATAGGTGACGATGAAAGAAAAAAGTTTGCGGAACTAGCAAAAAAACTAGACCTTGAAATTGTCTTAGAGGTTAGCAGCACAGATAAAGCTACCGTCGATAAACTTTTTCATATTGCAAACGTGATGGATGTGCATAATTTGCGTGTGTATGGTCGCTATGAAGGTCCTCTTGATGTGGTGATGGATAAAATAACGGATGACTTGCATTACATCACAAGCTTGGCAGAAAAACATGATTGTTATGTAGATTTTGAGCAGCACGAAGAATTAAAAAGCCAAGAAATCGCTACCATTCTAAAAAAAGTAAATAGCAAGCGGATTCATGCTTTATTTGACTTTGGAAATATGATTAATGCCTACGAAGCGCCGATGGAAGCCTTTTTTAACTTAGCTCCTTTTATCAGATCAGTACACATGAAAGGAGTAAAAGTTGTAGATTACGGTGGAAGTACAGGACATTATGGCGTTCTTCAAGGTAGTGATCAAGATGAAATGCCCAGCGAACGGTTTATATATGAATTACTCATGCTAGGCGACGACAAACCGCAAGTAAAAACCTACTGTTTGGAGCAAGAAAATCATTATGTTGCTCCGCCATTTCGCTCAAAGGATGAGGGAAAAAATCCGTTTATCAAGTTTAGGAACATGAGTGAAACTCCAGTCCCCGAGGGCATGACACTGGAGAAAATGCTGAATTTGGAACCTGTATGGGCATATAATCAGCTAAAGTATTTTAGAAAGGTATTAACCAAATTTGAAGTGTTATGCGAATTAAAAATAATGGAGGGAACTCATGGAAAATTCCATTAA
- a CDS encoding MFS transporter: MENSIKNNTFWTKTNIIRLCAYLLVSGTIYKIAFMADVFYDQMQEFMGLSNTQIGLLDTVNSLVAMFGFLIGGVLADKVNIRVLVPLGLFLNAIMGIWLAMSPPFWAMIVIFSALAIGADCLVWSALLKAVGKLGGNQDQGKAFGFFEGGRGIVDTVVAFAALGVYVAVGESMKGLSYSILFYALIDLVLAVAMIFFLKDVKVSKTEESDNSYSWSNIKNILRKKEVWLVAFNVFMVYFVYKGLKYFNPFLKNEFDVPAVIASAYGIINAYFLKFVGGPSGGIIVDKLKNPAKYIKLCFAVLIVLLAVIVGFTYVMPPVMVMVIILLAFATILYSMRGTFWSPMGMIGLKENETGTAFGLGSFIGYAPGVFASIIFGAILDKYEGMVGYRIIFIILVVLSMVGFAVALKLQKRISKINNI; the protein is encoded by the coding sequence ATGGAAAATTCCATTAAAAACAATACGTTTTGGACAAAAACAAATATTATTAGACTCTGTGCATATTTATTGGTTTCGGGTACGATTTATAAAATTGCATTTATGGCAGACGTATTCTATGACCAAATGCAAGAGTTTATGGGACTCAGCAATACGCAAATTGGTCTACTCGATACAGTGAACTCCCTCGTTGCCATGTTTGGTTTCTTAATTGGCGGTGTTTTAGCTGATAAAGTAAATATTCGTGTACTTGTTCCTCTTGGTCTGTTCTTAAATGCAATCATGGGAATCTGGCTTGCGATGTCCCCACCATTCTGGGCAATGATTGTGATATTTAGCGCTTTGGCAATTGGGGCGGACTGTTTAGTGTGGTCTGCACTTCTGAAAGCGGTGGGCAAGCTTGGTGGAAACCAAGATCAGGGAAAGGCTTTTGGTTTCTTTGAAGGTGGCAGGGGTATCGTAGATACTGTGGTGGCTTTTGCTGCTTTAGGTGTCTATGTGGCAGTTGGGGAGAGCATGAAGGGTTTAAGTTATTCAATCTTATTCTATGCGTTGATAGATTTAGTGCTTGCTGTTGCTATGATATTTTTTCTAAAAGACGTTAAAGTTTCAAAGACAGAGGAGTCTGACAATAGTTATAGCTGGAGTAATATCAAAAATATTTTACGTAAAAAAGAAGTTTGGCTCGTTGCGTTTAACGTATTTATGGTATATTTTGTGTACAAAGGCTTAAAATATTTTAATCCATTCCTAAAAAATGAGTTTGATGTACCCGCAGTTATTGCAAGTGCTTACGGTATTATCAATGCTTATTTTTTGAAATTTGTTGGCGGACCTAGCGGTGGCATAATCGTTGATAAATTGAAAAACCCTGCAAAATACATTAAGCTTTGCTTTGCGGTCTTGATTGTGCTTCTGGCAGTAATTGTTGGGTTCACCTATGTCATGCCGCCTGTCATGGTAATGGTTATAATACTGTTAGCATTTGCAACCATTCTCTATTCTATGAGAGGTACATTCTGGTCACCGATGGGTATGATTGGACTGAAAGAAAATGAAACAGGTACAGCATTTGGTTTAGGTTCTTTTATTGGATATGCTCCCGGTGTATTTGCTTCGATCATTTTTGGAGCAATCTTAGACAAGTACGAGGGTATGGTCGGATACCGTATTATTTTTATTATCTTGGTAGTGCTATCAATGGTTGGATTTGCGGTAGCACTTAAGCTTCAAAAACGCATTAGCAAAATTAATAATATTTAA
- a CDS encoding GIY-YIG nuclease family protein has product METINEKLQQLPDETGVYQFLNHQGDILYIGKATSLKQRVKSYFTGSHNVKIQKLIAQVEDIRVILTDHPLEALLLENTLIKEHQPKYNILLKDGKTYPYLLLTDEEYPRLVKTRKKEPNAGSYYGPFPTEGAASLLLDTIHRLFPIVKLPNYGRRSLPCLYYYIGQCVAPCAFDIDHGAYRAMIRKIQRLIVYFNEDTERF; this is encoded by the coding sequence ATGGAAACCATCAATGAAAAGCTCCAACAATTGCCGGATGAAACCGGAGTTTATCAATTTTTGAATCATCAGGGAGACATCTTGTATATCGGTAAGGCCACTTCCTTGAAGCAACGGGTGAAATCTTATTTCACCGGAAGCCATAATGTCAAAATCCAAAAACTGATTGCCCAAGTCGAGGACATCCGGGTGATCCTGACGGATCACCCACTGGAAGCGCTCCTTCTTGAAAACACCCTCATCAAAGAGCATCAACCCAAGTACAATATACTTCTCAAAGACGGGAAAACATATCCCTATCTTCTTCTCACCGATGAAGAATACCCCAGACTGGTCAAAACCAGAAAGAAAGAACCGAATGCTGGATCCTATTATGGTCCCTTCCCGACGGAAGGGGCCGCGAGTCTGTTACTGGATACGATCCATCGCTTATTTCCCATCGTCAAACTCCCGAATTACGGGAGGCGAAGCCTCCCCTGTCTCTATTATTACATCGGTCAATGCGTCGCTCCTTGTGCTTTCGACATCGATCATGGCGCGTATCGCGCCATGATCCGGAAGATCCAGCGGTTAATTGTATATTTTAATGAAGATACGGAAAGATTTTAG
- a CDS encoding D-serine ammonia-lyase: MENKIIQGKTIKEWEEKYPLMSKIISTDEVFWTNSKYEKFEAAIKKISLSEKDVEDAEERLNRFAPYIAKVFPETQKTNGIIESPIVPIPNMQSNIAETYNQEILGQLLLKCDSHLAISGSIKARGGIYEVLKHAEDLAIENNILTIKDDYSIMDSDNFREFFSKYSIAVGSTGNLGLSIGIMSAQLGFKVYVHMSADAKQWKKDLLRSKGVTVIEYESDYSKAVEEGRKQAEADPNMYFIDDENSTNLFLGYAVAAYRLKKQLEEINVVVDENHPLFVYLPCGVGGGPGGVAFGLKLVFKDHVHCFFAEPTHSPCMVIGLMTGMHDKVSVQDFGIDNLTDADGLAVGRASGFVGKTLETLISGSYTVTDEQLYILLSMLSDSENIQLEPSALAGIHGPIQLFRDEAGQKYIENNNLKDKIKNVSHIAWATGGSMVPKDVMETYYKKGKEASATHS; encoded by the coding sequence ATGGAAAATAAGATAATTCAAGGAAAAACAATAAAGGAATGGGAAGAGAAGTATCCTCTAATGAGCAAGATTATTTCAACTGACGAAGTGTTTTGGACCAATTCTAAATATGAAAAATTTGAAGCTGCTATAAAAAAGATTTCTTTATCGGAGAAGGATGTAGAAGATGCAGAAGAAAGATTAAATAGATTTGCCCCATATATAGCTAAAGTTTTTCCAGAAACACAAAAAACAAATGGAATTATTGAATCACCTATTGTTCCAATTCCTAATATGCAAAGTAATATAGCAGAGACATATAATCAAGAAATCCTAGGTCAATTATTGCTGAAATGTGATAGTCATCTTGCTATTTCGGGGTCAATTAAAGCAAGAGGCGGTATTTATGAGGTTTTAAAACATGCAGAAGATTTAGCTATTGAGAATAACATCCTAACAATAAAAGATGATTATTCAATTATGGATAGTGATAATTTTAGAGAGTTCTTCTCTAAGTATTCTATTGCAGTAGGATCAACTGGAAACCTAGGACTTAGTATTGGAATAATGAGTGCACAATTAGGGTTTAAGGTTTATGTTCATATGTCAGCTGATGCAAAACAATGGAAGAAAGACCTCCTTAGAAGTAAGGGTGTTACAGTAATTGAGTATGAATCAGATTATAGTAAGGCAGTAGAGGAAGGTAGAAAACAGGCAGAAGCTGATCCAAACATGTACTTTATTGATGATGAAAATTCGACTAACTTATTTTTAGGATACGCTGTTGCAGCTTATAGATTAAAAAAGCAATTAGAAGAAATTAATGTAGTTGTAGATGAGAATCACCCATTATTTGTTTATCTTCCATGTGGAGTTGGTGGCGGACCTGGTGGAGTAGCATTTGGGTTAAAGTTAGTTTTCAAGGATCATGTACATTGCTTCTTTGCCGAACCAACACATTCTCCATGTATGGTTATCGGATTAATGACAGGTATGCATGATAAAGTATCGGTGCAAGATTTTGGCATTGATAACCTTACTGATGCAGATGGACTTGCTGTTGGTAGAGCTTCAGGTTTCGTAGGAAAAACATTAGAAACCCTAATTAGTGGGTCGTATACTGTAACAGATGAACAATTATATATACTATTAAGTATGTTATCCGACTCAGAAAATATTCAATTGGAACCTTCTGCATTAGCTGGAATACATGGTCCAATTCAATTATTCAGAGATGAAGCTGGACAAAAGTACATTGAGAATAACAATTTAAAAGATAAAATAAAAAATGTTTCACATATCGCTTGGGCAACAGGAGGTAGTATGGTTCCAAAAGATGTAATGGAAACCTATTATAAAAAGGGAAAAGAGGCATCTGCTACCCATAGTTAA
- a CDS encoding ABC transporter ATP-binding protein: protein MLTIKIEGLQKRYRKFQALKNINLHTETGLFGLLGPNGAGKSTLMKILSTILPFDEGKITIYDYDLVKEGDKVRQLLGYLPQHFNVPTQFTGREFLHYVASMKGVTNQQERNLQVEKLLEEVNLVQQANKKIKGYSGGMKRRLGIAQALLGNPKLIILDEPTAGLDPSERIRFRNLIEKLSKDHSIILSTHIISDIESSCENVAVIYQGEVLFQGSTEELAKKAVKAVWELSVPFSEYDQVEKEYVIISSRKEKDRVVFRIISKEKPQGEASPVQPTIEDGYMAVINGVMP, encoded by the coding sequence GTGTTGACGATAAAAATAGAAGGTTTACAGAAAAGATATCGTAAATTTCAAGCTTTAAAGAATATTAATCTACATACGGAAACGGGTTTATTCGGGCTTCTCGGTCCGAATGGAGCAGGGAAATCTACTTTAATGAAAATTCTTAGTACAATCCTTCCGTTTGATGAAGGGAAAATAACTATTTACGATTATGATTTAGTGAAAGAAGGAGACAAGGTGCGTCAGCTGCTCGGTTATTTACCGCAGCATTTTAACGTGCCGACCCAATTTACGGGTAGGGAATTTCTTCATTATGTTGCATCCATGAAGGGTGTAACGAATCAGCAGGAAAGAAATCTACAGGTAGAGAAGTTGCTGGAGGAAGTCAACCTTGTTCAACAAGCAAATAAAAAGATAAAAGGCTACTCTGGGGGAATGAAGAGGCGGCTTGGAATCGCCCAGGCTTTACTTGGAAATCCGAAATTAATCATTCTCGATGAACCGACAGCAGGACTGGACCCTTCGGAAAGGATTCGGTTTCGAAATTTAATAGAAAAATTGAGTAAGGACCACTCTATTATTTTATCAACACATATCATTAGTGATATCGAATCCAGTTGTGAGAATGTTGCGGTCATTTATCAAGGTGAGGTCCTTTTCCAAGGATCCACCGAAGAATTAGCTAAGAAGGCAGTAAAAGCAGTTTGGGAGTTATCGGTGCCTTTTTCTGAATATGATCAAGTCGAAAAAGAATATGTCATTATTTCCAGTCGTAAAGAAAAGGATCGGGTTGTTTTTCGAATCATTTCAAAAGAAAAACCACAAGGTGAAGCAAGCCCCGTACAACCAACAATAGAGGACGGTTATATGGCAGTTATAAACGGGGTGATGCCATGA